A single genomic interval of Sphaerodactylus townsendi isolate TG3544 linkage group LG08, MPM_Stown_v2.3, whole genome shotgun sequence harbors:
- the LOC125438585 gene encoding inositol 1,4,5-trisphosphate receptor-interacting protein translates to MPAGIFKVCLVVIATIVNHPLLFPKENVTENTEGIIQKMKEREESLRLEQLKLEQEMAAQETLTKSSEKAKESEEQYTHDPLSWNFWTALSLVVFLLIELWRQDYQEGIWQDYGTEEDENAVLGKAFKWVLLPDKITLANFYERCIQNVTSEIARNRELVEGFADDLLEALRSVCNRDADMEVEESIGIGSMYENWRVQKPLACDFIVPFTPPEPYCFKLETWDSGESIPPDKQGYGMIKICQADETSTGCICDKTKLGEDLLCLLHSKMNQSRHNNHMENLLCYKDSQYLDSDQVMAWFQVALTKAWNKISHKYEFNLTFNLLDSPGALKIKFRSGKTIAFNLTPVVQYADSDVYFISHFPCSGLAEDSTSSIHWFLTFAVYEKRYLQFVSKMLPASSCHLSCLQILSFLHGKQCCLAGPSSLTNYHLKTVMLHLLQTHPSSDWASGFLEARLQDMLKFLEKSLHEKRLYHFFIGNRNLPEELGIPVAFQKAEPMNLFRPFVLQRSAYRKTMDMFHEMLRNTSALINEYTMHVPMGRASPLNKELL, encoded by the coding sequence ATGCCAGCAGGAATCTTCAAGGTGTGCTTGGTGGTGATTGCAACTATTGTCAACCATCCACTCCTCTTCCCAAAGGAGAATGTTACTGAAAACACAGAGGGGATCATCCAGAAAATGAAAGAGCGGGAGGAGAGCCTGAGATTAGAACAGCTTAAACTGGAGCAGGAGATGGCAGCCCAAGAAACTTTAACCAAGTCTTCAGAAAAAGCCAAAGAGTCAGAAGAGCAGTACACCCATGATCCACTCTCTTGGAACTTCTGGACTGCCCTGTCCTTGGTGGTTTTCCTGctaattgagctgtggaggcaggaCTACCAAGAAGGGATATGGCAAGACTACGGTACTGAGGAGGATGAAAATGCAGTTCTGGGAAAGGCATTCAAATGGGTTTTACTGCCAGATAAAATCACACTGGCTAATTTCTATGAAAGATGCATTCAGAATGTGACCAGTGAAATTGCTAGGAACAGAGAGCTTGTAGAAGGATTTGCAGACGACTTACTGGAGGCCCTAAGGAGTGTGTGTAACAGGGATGCAGACATGGAAGTAGAGGAATCTATAGGAATCGGGAGCATGTATGAAAACTGGAGAGTTCAGAAACCCTTGGCCTGTGACTTTATTGTTCCTTTTACTCCTCCAGAGCCATACTGTTTCAAGTTAGAAACTTGGGATTCAGGAGAATCCATTCCACCAGACAAACAAGGTTATGGTATGATAAAGATCTGCCAGGCAGATGAGACCTCAACAGGTTGTATCTGTGACAAGACAAAGTTGGGGGAAGACCTATTGTGCCTCCTTCATAGCAAAATGAACCAGTCAAGACACAACAACCATATGGAGAACCTGCTTTGCTACAAAGACTCTCAATACCTTGATAGTGACCAAGTAATGGCATGGTTCCAGGTTGCACTTACAAAGGCATGGAACAAGATTTCACACAAGTATGAATTCAATCTCACTTTCAACCTCCTGGACTCTCCTGGTGCCCTAAAAATAAAGTTCAGATCTGGAAAGACCATTGCCTTTAATCTTACCCCAGTGGTTCAGTATGCTGATTCAGATGTATACTTTATCTCCCATTTCCCATGCAGTGGCCTAGCAGAAGATTCTACATCCAGTATTCACTGGTTTCTTACATTTGCAGTGTATGAAAAAAGGTACCTACAATTTGTTTCAAAAATGCTGCCCGCCAGCTCCTGCCACCTTAGCTGTCTCCAGATTCTGTCTTTCCTCCATGGAAAGCAATGCTGTTTAGCAGGACCAAGCAGTCTTACAAACTACCACTTGAAAACAGTGATGTTGCATTTGCTACAGACTCATCCCAGTTCAGACTGGGCTTCTGGCTTCCTAGAGGCCAGGCTACAGGACATGCTCAAATTTTTGGAGAAAAGTTTGCATGAAAAGAGACTCTATCATTTTTTCATTGGAAATAGGAACCTGCCAGAGGAACTGGGCATTCCAGTGGCGTTCCAGAAGGCAGAACCTATGAACCTTTTTCGGCCCTTTGTGTTGCAACGAAGTGCTTACAGGAAAACGATGGACATGTTTCATGAGATGCTGAGAAACACGTCCGCTTTAATAAATGAGTACACCATGCATGTCCCTATGGGACGGGCAAGTCCACTAAATAAGGAACTACTGTAG
- the GSTO1 gene encoding glutathione S-transferase omega-1: MAGDGDSARSLGKGSVAPGPVPEGVIRLYSMRFCPFAQRTRIVLKAKGIDHEIININLKNKPDWIFEKNPFGSVPVLETSKGQLIYESPITCEYLDDAYPGKKLYPEDPYEKACQKMLLEFFSKLYPLGFSYFLAARNGEETSSLKEEFIKNLLKLEEILANRKTKFFGGDSVSMIDYLMWPWFERLEPFHLYDCLNHTPALKCWGELMKLDPAVKATITDPQIYKGFFELYLKNSPEACDYGP, from the exons GAAGTGTTGCCCCTGGGCCTGTGCCAGAGGGCGTGATTCGTCTCTACAGTATGCGCTTCTGTCCCTTTGCACAGAGAACACGAATAGTCCTAAAGGCCAAAGGAATTGA CCATGAAATCATTAATATTAACCTGAAAAACAAACCAGATTGGATTTTTGAGAAGAACCCATTTGGATCAGTACCTGTGCTGGAGACAAGCAAAGGTCAGCTGATTTATGAGTCACCAATCACATGTGAATATTTGGATGACGCATATCCAGGTAAAAAGCTGTATCCTGAAGACCCCTATGAGAAAGCTTGTCAGAAGATGCTCTTGGAATTCTTTTCTAAG CTATATCCTCTTGGCTTCAGTTACTTTCTGGCTGCCAGAAATGGAGAAGAAACATCTTCATTGAAAGAGGAGTTCATCAAAAATCTACTCAAACTTGAGGAG ATTCTAGCCAACCGCAAGACTAAGTTCTTCGGTGGGGACTCTGTCTCCATGATTGATTACCTTATGTGGCCTTGGTTTGAGCGTCTGGAGCCCTTCCACTTATATGA CTGTCTGAACCATACCCCAGCACTAAAGTGCTGGGGAGAATTAATGAAACTGGATCCTGCTGTTAAGGCTACGATAACGGACCCACAGATATACAAAGGGTTTTTTGAACTATATTTGAAGAACAGTCCTGAGGCCTGTGATTATGGACCCTGA